The region AGGAAAACATCTCCTTCCCTGTTGACTGCGCCCTCCGCACTTCCCCTTCATGTTGCTTACGTGCTCGGTCAGCAAACAAAGGTCCTTTTCCTCCGGGTGTAGCGACGGTCAAGTATGCTTTGGTCTCCACGTCAAGCAGCAAAGCGTCTCACGTGTCTGCTTGACATACTTCTAGTAGAGACAAATGTTGGCGGTCTCGGTGAGCCCAACTGGCATGAATCACTTCAGCCTGGTTCATTTGCGGTGCACTGGGGTTGGTAAACGCACGGAAAATGAACCCATGGCGCTCATGCCACCATGATACCCAGCTTGTCAGGAAAGCCCTGCTATCATCGGCCCCAATAAATAAGCCCATATCAGATTTGGCGGCCTGGTATCCAGCAAAAGTTGTGCATAGTAACAGCCTGTCACACAGTTGTTTGAACTTGTCACTGCTCTCACTGTCAAGTTTTTGAGcctttttgtttctgtggtCTTTGAAGTGAAACTCACACGATTTAATTTGCGCGTCATCCCCAAAAACCTTTGAAATTCCCGCTAAATTTGCGCCTGCCATGTCGCTACACCAACCTATAGGGTTAAATTTAGCACTATCCGAACCGGCCACTTTCCTAAAGGCTTCATCAAATAAACACcagaaaagttcgacgtttacCGTGTCCTCGGTTTTGGCCTCCATTGTAGCCAGCGGTATCTGCTTCCGCAGCAAGGGATGATACACACTGGCTGTTAGCGTGATAAACCCATTGCACCATTTcgtcaaaaaaagaaaattctttgCTCAGAAAATCGTCCCCATTTTTGTCCATGTTTAATGCCATTTTCATTTTCGTCGTGCTTGTCTTGAAGACAAAGAATGGCATGTCCGGGTTTCCCCTCTTGTCATTGATTTTGTACACATATAAGGGGTCTTTTTTATCTCCATACTCTTTAAAAGAGACAGTGGCCTCAAAGTTGTGGCCAAAAGGCTCTATATCCTTCTTCAGTTTCTGTTTCATGTTGGATACGAGTTTCTTATCCAGTACAGCACTGGCCTCTCTTTCGACAGCGTGCCAATCCATTTGCTGTTGAAATGCGGACATGATGAACACCGACTGTACCTCGGAGGGCTTGATGTTTGGTTGATTCCATATAATTTGTTCGATGCTTGTGATGTCCTTTTTTCGGGGACTGTCTTTGACGGGGCATGTGTGATTACCAATGTGGTAAACAGTCACTGATTTATTACGATAACTAAGATACCTTCGCGCACTGCATGCAACATATTCTCCCACTTTACCACAGCCTTTGCAAATCATTTCACCTCCTTCCTTTTCGAACTGCGTTGTATTTGTTACACCAAATTCCATCTTAAATGGACACTTTTCTTTGATGCACTTGTACGACCCCTTGCAATCAGCAAAGCGCACACGGCCATGGTTTTTCCACTCCGTGGAAcaatttttcttccattttctgcCATCTTCAAGGACATCGAACTTTTGTCGGAAACCCTTAATTTCGTATATTTTAAGACCATTGATTCCAATGGGCAGGGATTTCACTGTTTCTTTTTGTGCATTGTCCCAAGAGGATTTACATATCTTGCATTGTTTCAGGTTCTCCTGAATGATGGAATCGTGAGATTCCGATTCTGACTCTTGGTGGCtaagaaatgcagaaaaaaaaggaaaactagtCAGTGCTTGTAGATAATTTCATCCGATACCTACATATAACAGATTTATATTTTTATACCTGCTTTTAATTAAAGCCTGAAGTGAACTTTCGTCTTTGCGATCGTCATCTGAGACTGCTGAGGCACTATGGAAAAAAGTTATAGACTGTTTATAATGACCATCCATGACCCAGTAAACTAAAACAATCCATCTGAATGAACTGGATTGCACGGGCTAGGTCATGATTCCAAAAAGCAGCAATCAACAACCCTGACTTTCATATCCAGTCAAAGGCAGCTGAGGAAATTGTTAATTTAACGAGTCTATTCCGATTTATGAGCCCCCTGAGTAAAGATATTGACTCAAAGAGGTTCCATTCAACACAAACTATTTAATTCAACTCCTTGTTTAACCCTCAGGCATACAGGGGGTGAGGGGAGGGTGGGGGGTGGGGTATCGTATGGAGTAGCTTGTTGATACATACTTTTAACCCTTAAAACCCGGATCGGTTCATATTAAGTCCAAAGAGGGTATGCAAACTAATACATTTCTCAAGTCACGTGATTTTATTCTAATCGATAAAATTGATAACCATCAAATTTAGCAAGGATAGACctttctttaaccctttcagccccgatagtgccaaatggcacttatagattttactctgtctaacgccagacgattttactcgtcaatggggaacccctcggggcttaaagggttaactaTCTACTTTTGGAAATTTGAACAAATCCTACCCTAGGTGCACACTAGAGAAACACCAACGTTTCCGTGAAAAGATCGATGACAAATAAAGCTATTCCCTAGTACCATTTACTGGTTAAATTTTCCCTTTCCTTGAAAGTTAATCCCAGAACGAGTCCATacagatgaaaaagaaaaagaaaggaaaaggaaagagaaaagcgaggaaaaaaaatggaaaaaggtTAGCATGCGCCAAATGAACTTAACTATCTACTTTTGGAAATTTGAACAAATCCTGCCCTAGGTGCACACTAGAGAAACACCAACGTTTCCGTGAAAAGATCGATGACAAATAAAGCTATTCCCTAGTACCATTTACTGGTTAAATTTTCCCTTTCCTTGAAAGTTAATCCCAGAACGAGTCCATacagatgaaaaagaaaaagaaaggaaaaggaaagagaaaagcgaggaaaaaaaatggaaaaaggtTAGCATGCGCCAAATGAAAAACATAGCGCTATTTCGCTCTTgtttaaaggaaaatttattattttttttgtgccAAATAGGATTTTTAGCCATTTCGCTGCAAATAGACACCACACCGACCGAAAACTGCTAGTTGAGGCCCAAAACGTGGTTTTCTGTGCATTTCCAGGGTTAAGCACAGCGGGAGGGGGCTAAAGGGGAATCTGACCCTTTTCTCATGTGACTTTCCCATATTCCACACATCGTGGAAACATGGGCACGCACAAACTGTTGCTGCAACATTGCTGCCTCGTTTAGCCAACACATTACAAAAAGGTAGAGGCCTGCCGGGCCCGGTATTCGCCCTCTTCCCCTCCTCCTCCTATGAGATACTTTCACAACAGGATTCATGGGCCAGCTGAAATTTTAATTCGCAACAGTTTTACCTGAAGGCGGGTCGTAGCAATTCTTCGTCTGAATCACTCCCTGGTTCTTTTTTGAAGGGGAACATCAGGGCATACCGTGGTACTGAAACaatgacgataacgataacaATCTTAAATGCCTTAAGTCGTAAACAGAGTTAGTTGCTCTTTTACTTCTACCGCCTTTTCCCGCAACCAAAGTTAGTTCTGAATGCCCAATTTTGCCTTAGATTGCAAGTCATCTTAACTCATGACAATTTaggctatttttttttccttcacccTCTTAGCAGTAATAATTGTACTTCCTTTTACCTCGATTTGTCATTGAATAGATCCTTGGCTTTCGCATTTGAAGGATGACGATTCTGCCCTGTCTTTGTTGGTGTGTTCTCAGCAGAGCTAAGCTCTTCAAACGACATGGTCAGATCTATCACATCGACATCTTTCTCCTTGTCTTCTTTCTATAATAGGGAAAACAAGGCAGTTGCATTATTATCGTTCTCGGTATTTTTTGTTTATCgctactttattatttaatGTCATGCCAGGAGAAACGTACCGACGAATTTCGCCGTCTTTTAATCCTTTTAGCTGGAATTCAAGTCGTTCGATTCCTTTGGCGTGCTATCTTCGTCGGCTGATTCCTCTGAAATGGTTATGATTTCTTCCCGATCATCCTTACGAAAAAGATGAAACTGGGGatcaaaaaaaagcaattttctcAATTTCCTGACATCAATGGAAATAAAAGCcttctttttcccatttcatacTCTAGCCAGGGTCCAAATATTAACTGGGAAGAATCAACATGGATATCAAGATCATTACAAGTTTCCATCATTGAAATAACTTTCCTCACCTGTGGCTCGCCCCTCCAAACAGGAACTCCAGGGTTGAATTCTTCTTCGCCCCACCATTCCATTTCAGGAATTTGCCGTCTTCTCTTCCTTTGTGTctgaaaaaaatgaacaataaGGATGAACAGGATTTTACAGAAGTATGAAAGGCACATGTACCAACTgttcaattttatttgtaaaactcTAAAATAAAAACTGTAGGCACTGCCTACAAGCTCCGCTATAGTGCGTTCCATTATAACCCGACCCTCATAAGGTTCCCCGGCTTCACTGTCGAAATCCTGTGGGGAATCCTCAGTGCATGGGGGGGAGCAACCCGGCCTTGTTAAATGACTGTTTAATATAATGGACAGACCGTTTTCCAGAAGTGTTGATTAAAGACATCATTCTCTTGAGATTTATTTGGTGGTAACCGCTCTTTTTTCAAAACCGCCGTCTTCCTCTCGACAACTACTACATTATCATCTGAGGTACTGGCTGGCAATTTTGTGGCATCAGCATAACTACCGGTACCCTGTAAAAAAGGTGTATCATGGTTTCGTCAACTTTTTAGCATCACATATTATTTTCACTGCCCCCCCCCCTCTGACATGTCTTCCCTAGTTATGGATATGGATTTGTATTAGCCCAAGGTATTCTTCAGGAACATTGAAAACATTAGAAACATCTATTTACCGTATTTGTAGGGACAATAGCCACATAATGGTTTCCAGTATGCCCCAAAAATATTGTGCCAAAACAGATCCCTGAGCTTGGCCTCACTGTTCTTATACAATCCTTCTCTCcctgtaaataataaaatactttttaagCCTTATTAAGTGGCCCGTCAGGCACCACTTCATAAATTACCCTGTATTCTTGGTGAATGGTCGTGGTCATCGTCGTCAGTTCTTGGCCTGCAACCCCAGGCGTGTTTCTGGAGTCACAGGAAGCCCAAGCGGCAGGCCAAGGCATGTTTGAGTGGACGAGTGTGAAGTCGTGATGACGTCACAGGGACACAAGACACTCAGGCGGTGGAGTAACGGGAAGACCAGGCAGCAAGTCAAGGCATAatgtatttttcacataattttattcaatatatATTGGATAGTGGAGTGAGGTGTGATGCCGTGATGACATCACAGGGGCACAGGAAGCCCAAACAATGGAGTCCCCGGCCGCCCAAGCggcatatttttcatttaattttcattgGATGGTGGATTAGATAAGCAGTGACGTCAATAAGGACGTCACAAAGGGCCATTTGTAAAGGGCTTCTTGTTACATTAAATTTTCGTGACGCATTAAGCGCCTGCTTGCGTGTACTTGGGAAGACTTGCGATGACTTGCAATGACTTTCTTGCACTTTGATGGAGCTCAAAATCCACACACAAGTAGACGCAAGTTTTtcaccgtttggccacccaacgCAATTGAACGCAAGTTGGTTTCTTTAGCGCGAGTGCAGGTGTGCACTGAAGTGGCTTTTTTGAAACTTGCGTCCAACTTGCGTCTACTTGCGAGTCCGTTTGGGCGGGGCTTTAATTTCGCAAATTCCGCGAATTAATGTGACTAACATTATATTCTATAATATATGCTATATAAGTGAAAAACCTTTTGAACTATAGAAAGTTAGAAAGCTTGGGCGGTTAGAAAGTTTTTTAAAGATGGCTCTGGGTGCTCTTACAGAAGGAAAGAAAGGCAATGTTGCCACCAGTTTTCTGAGGAAGCTGTgctttcaaatgtaaacaaatgacTGCAATTGTCATATGGAGAACTCGAACTTGTTGTGCTGGCAAACATTCATGGGCAAGATTTCAAAATACCCGGACCACAAATTATCTAACTCGAAAAACTGCTCTCGCAGTGCCGCATTCGAGTTGCAATGCTGCTTTCGGAGTCCCGCAGTCGCCAAAATGAATAACAACTCCGTTGCTTAATCGAGCGCATCGATGCCTCATTTGTCAACAtgagaacaacaaaacaaaatacatgtcTTGTaccctttctttaattttgtgaatCATATGATCACAaacactttttcaaacaacaacgtTATTCTAACGCACTACAAATAGATATACCCGAGCCGAAACAAGCGCACTATGCATGAATATctctcgttctttaatccacgAGCAGAAATAAGCCCGCTACGCATGAATATATCTCGtgagttagctttcataaatatgaatttacttcgtgagttagctttcattttgcggttgtTAATGAGCTGTCCTACATAATTACGCTTTTAGCGACAGTGTCAATTCTCAGGACTCGTGCGcgacttttttgaaaacatcgtATCCACAAAAATGAGAACATGAAATAATATTCGATCGCCATTTGTTTACTGATTTAGCCTAagtgctcgtttcagtgattaggcctcagaactctcgtaaaattttagctttcattttgtggctCGGTCAACTACGCTTTTCGTGAGCTCGTGtgaagcactcgtttcagtgattaggcctaagatctcttgtaaaattttagctttcattttgcggctcggttaaatacacttttcacaagatcttgtaagaagaatgcactagtttactgattaggcctaagcattttcGCCTAATTTTATCTTCCATTTTGCTGCTagggtcaactacacttttcacgagatcatgtgaagaagaaagcactcgtttattgctcgtttcagtgattaggcctaagaactctcgtaaaacttgagctttcattttgcggttcggttaatgaGCTGTGCTACATAATTACGCTTTTAGGGACAGTGTCAATTCTTAGTCATTCAACTAACTTAGACTTCATTGTTCATTGACTACGGCACTGTGGTAGCAGTCGTTCAACTAACTTTAGACTTCAAGCACTAGGCTTCATTATTCATTGCCTACGGCACTAGGTCTTcaatgttctgcgatttttcacaatttttgggggacttgttttctctagctgttgagaggtttgcgatttttgcgatttttcgcaattttcgcaaaaatcgtttaaatcgcaacacttttttAGTGTTCTGCGGTTTTTGCGTTTTTTCCctaaaatcgcaattttcgcatttccgtgcaaacctggacatatctcggcTTTTCAGCCATGAAGTGGGTAAGGCCCTTTGGTGAAATGCGCACCAGACGTGAACCTTTGGAGTACGTTTCTATACAATGCAACATATTGCTACACTGTTTAAAAATGGTCATAACACGCTCATTATGTGTTGCTGCAGGCTGGTGTGAATGGGTCATTATTAAACTGGCGTTGATATCAATATCCCATGTTGCACGTGCTAGAGAcagggaaagaaaaggaacattTTTTAATTGTCTGTAAACTggaatcaacaattaacgcaaatagAGTgagaagttgttgttttttttttaaggagaggggatACCGGGCTACGCAGAGAGAACCTCTAGGTACAGAGTAAAAAAGCACCACATATTTGACGTCGactctgggaatcaaacccgggccataTTGGAGGGAGGCGAATGCCCTCACCACCGCAAGATGCAACTTAAACGTCGACCACAGAGTCTGTAATAAGCATGCTCATGTAGGCCTTCAAGAGCCAAGGGTTTCGTGTTTTAAAAACCCGTGCCAATTGTTTGACAATTGTTACTGTGAGAACTCTCTCGACTTTATGTTCCTTGGCTAActtatttacatttttaaacTTTCAACGAGATTCTATCACGCCTTTGGTTTATTTTCGGCCCAATTCCCAGCGGGTCTTCGAATGTACAAAACATGAAACCGTAATCCAGTTGAAAGTCGTCGGTAAAGCGGAACTGGGGACCACAGTTTGCATAATCAGTATTTTTCGTAGGACAAATGCTAAGTGAGTTGTTGAAAGGAATATCCGATTTGTCAGTGTTAACTAGGGCACCATTTTATTACTGATATATTCCGGTAAGCTTGCCAAACTTTGCCGAATGACTTTTTCGGTTCTCCACAAAAGGGAAAGATGCATCCGTTAAACCTCATCGTCTACATCCAGAATGTCCAGTTGTCGTATAATCTTGAAGAGGATGTGAGCTTATGAAAAGAACTCCATGACACGTCGTTAGAAGAAGGAAAGTTAGCATTTGGAGTAGTGCTTATTTCTGAGAAGGTGGTGTGCCGCTTATGTGGAAGGAAACTGACTGCTAAAGTGATAAGAGTAGTAAATGTCATCATTTATCATGACATAAAGGGAACATTTATGGGATGTCGTATCCCAAAGATGTGCTCAAACCGACTGTGCAATTTGACTCAGCATTACGGGTACTACACTGTTGGAGACAAAAAGTTTTTCGATGAGGACTGGGATAAACACGAGTACTTTGCTTGCAGTAGAAAAACAGTTTTTCGCATGGCGCTATTGTCAAATATGGAAATGCTGTAATTTAAAGAATTGAGCTTAAAAGTTCTATCGTTATCAGTATCCATTGTTAAGATGTTAAAGGAGAGCAATAAATGATGTTCAGTTATTGAACAGTGGTATGTACTTAAGACAATGTATATTTTAGGAAATTGAAAGAACAGCTAAAAGAAAGACTGAAACTGGATCGAAGAAGATTAGAAGAGGGGGTGCTCCTTTACTGGATTTTAAAACGGATTCAAGAGTATGATTTGCAGAAAGTGGAGGATATTGCTATTCCTTCAGAATTGGATGAAGTGATCTCCACCATATGTCCAATGTTTCATCATGCATTTATAAGTGGATATGTAAGTTGATTGTTGAAGAGTGCATCACAAAAGGTTTGACATGGGAACAAGTTCTTTCACTGTTGTCAATTCATTGAATTTACTGTAGTCCCCGACAAGAGTCACGATTTGTGTGTGGGTCCAACTTTACACCTTGGGAATTATATCTTCAAGAGCCATGATCTACAAAGAAGACACTTGGAAGAAAGTGTAGATTAACAAATCCCAATAGTTGGTAAAGTGGGCTGATAATAAGATTGTTAGACTCTAGAGGTCAAGGAAGGTTCGTTGTGAGAGGACAAGAATTGTTGGGTAGCCTTCTTTCCCATACATGTAGTGTTAGGACTGCtaatgacatacatgtagtagGCAATATATGGTATACTAGCTGTTCTGTTATCGATTTTGAAACACAACTTTTAGTAGTGTTTGGTCTGTTAAATCCTAGCACACAAGGGTAACAGTCCTGGTTGCAAGACAAATCTAGTAATTGATGGCAATTTTGACAATAACCGAGAGTGCTGCATGGGTAAGGGATGTGGATTCATACAGTATGACTCACTGCCAGGGGAAATAAAAACAGGGTGCACGCAAACTCCAAAGCTTGGAAAGAGATTCTGTGTCGAACATCTTTTGGATCACAAGGGATTGGATGAGATTGGTCATGATGTATACAACATGAAATGATGTTTAAGCAGTGCAATTGAGAATACTCACAACTTTGTCGCAAAAACAACCAATGTAACTGTACCATATCTTGAAAGGGAAACAAGGAGTGAAAAATAATGCTTTTACTAGTAAAGATATTATGTTGAAAAGTTCTGAATTTTACTAATGTATTGTAGAACACAGACCCCTGTTTGAAAGAAGTGGCAAAGGAATTTGAAGGTTGTTTGGGACCAGTGTTAAGAAGTGCTTCAAAGAAGGTGGATGTCATTCCCTGGGGACAGGAGGCGGAAATTTTAGAGACGAGGACTTTGAGGAATAAAAAGTTTTTCAAGGTATTCACGGGGAATAACGTTTTTTATgatgtaatttttaatttatagtATAGTGATGAATTTGAAAAAACTGTCAGTGGTATAGTACAAGGTTACCAGAATGGACTTTTACATAATAAGGTTGTAGTTTCCACCCCTGATGATATGGATTTATGGGGATAAAAGTCAAAGTTGGGAACCAGAAAGTAACATACCTGCAGTTttacaagaaaattttgaaGCAGGGCAGAAAGAACTTTGTGGGACAAGTGTAGTGTATATGGTGTTACCAGTGTGCGATCATACCAGGTACCTGAAAGCGAGGATGTGCCAATTGC is a window of Montipora capricornis isolate CH-2021 chromosome 13, ASM3666992v2, whole genome shotgun sequence DNA encoding:
- the LOC138030526 gene encoding uncharacterized protein, with protein sequence MCSNRLCNLTQHYGYYTVGDKKFFDEDWDKHEYFACTHKGNSPGCKTNLVIDGNFDNNRECCMGKGCGFIQYDSLPGEIKTGCTQTPKLGKRFCVEHLLDHKGLDEIDPCLKEVAKEFEGCLGPVLRSASKKVDVIPWGQEAEILETRTLRNKKFFKFPPLMIWIYGDKSQSWEPESNIPAVLQENFEAGQKELCGTSVVYMVLPVCDHTRYLKARMCQLPNEGNVQGIKLFRQDSVIRVSSAIMQKHAACSISCALSFSRANNFLPNASLAQLFLWQTIKRYCAIRNECPEHPRTIFIDTPQDRVVNCKTEKSKHVQRKNFRTEERIVYDDACHLKKYANNPLRRNVTRVSEKLADLDMVVDKMHFRNHVDR